In the genome of Micromonospora sp. Llam0, the window GACCGGCGGCTCGCCCTCGGCTGACCGCCTCCCCGGTTGAGCCGCGCTCTGGCTGATTCGTCGCCGGTGCCACCGCAACCGAGCCGTTATCCACAGCGGACGAGTCCGGGGCAGCGGCGACGGGCCGACCCGACTACGGTCGGCGAGGTGACGTTCACCGCCGTCGACGGCGGGGTGAGCGGGCACCGTCCGGCGCGGGAAGCACCGGGGCGGAGAGCACCGGGGCGGACCGGGACCGAGAGGGGCCACAGCGTGTCGCAGACGCAAGCCGAGTTGGCGGTCATGCAGCGGGCAGCCAGCCGTTTCGACCAGGTCGACGAGGAGCTCGATGCGATGCTGCGCGGTCTGCTGCAGCGGTTGGAGGTGCTTCAGCACGCCTGGCGTGGTGCCGGTGGCCGATCCTTCGAGCAGGTCACAGCCGGGTGGGCCAGGGAGCAGGCGGCGTTGCACCGGGCGTTGCGCGAGACGGCCGGAGCGATCCGTACCGCGGGGACGCAGTACCAGGCGACGGACGTCGCGGCGGCGGACCGGGTGACCCGGGCGGGGCGACGGATCGAGCTGCCGCTCTGAGCCGGCCCGGCGGCCTGCCGCCTCGGGACGACCTGGCGGGCGGCGCGGCGGTATGACACAGAGGAGGTGACCAAGTTGGCCGACGGCGAGC includes:
- a CDS encoding WXG100 family type VII secretion target; translation: MSQTQAELAVMQRAASRFDQVDEELDAMLRGLLQRLEVLQHAWRGAGGRSFEQVTAGWAREQAALHRALRETAGAIRTAGTQYQATDVAAADRVTRAGRRIELPL